The sequence below is a genomic window from Actinokineospora baliensis.
TGGACAGCGGACCCCGCCGGGGGTGACCCGGCGAGGCCCGCTGTGTGTGGTGGAGCGGTGTCACTCCATGGTCAGCACGAACCTCGGACGGTTGAGGCGGATCTGTCGTGCTGTTTCCTCGAGGGCGTCGGCCAGGGCATCGGCTTGTTCGGGAGAGGCCCAGCCGATGATCAGACCGGAGGCGTAGTCGCGCAGGCGCGCAGGCAGCGTGTCCAGTTTGGCGGCGAGCAGGACGATCGCCCGTGCTGTGTCGACCTGCTCCGGGGTCGCCGTCACACCGTGCCGCCCCGTGCCGCGGACCCGATCTCCCCGACCACGTCCATCACCTCCTCCACCGCGGCCAACGCTAAGGTTCGTGGCGACAACGGGGATTGCCTGTGTGGCAAGGTCGCCCATTCGGCGCAGGGTGGTCCTCAGGACAGCAAACCCGCGCGGTAGGCCAAACCCCGCAGTTCTCGGCCGATGGCGTCGTCGCGCGCTCGCGCCAACAGCTCAGATAGTACGGAGTGCATGAATGGGTGGCGGTGCACCCGCGCGGGTGAGATCCGTTCGGCGCGGCGCAGCATGAGCACCGCTTCGTCGCGGCGGTTGGGCATCCGGGCCAGGGCTCGGCCGAACTCGCGCCAGTAGGCGGACTTCCTGGTGGCCGACGGCAGCGCGTTCGGGTCGACGGTGCCCGCGATCCGCGCCGCCTCGGCGTGTTCGCCCGCCTCCAGCGCCACCGACATCCGCCACACGCCCACGTTCGAAGGGCCGAAGCCGAACCACAGCGCGTTGCCCTCGCCTGCGTGCCTGGCCAGGTCCTCGGCGTGGTCGAGCGCGGCCACCCGCTCGACCTGGTCGCCCTTGGCCGCCGCGACCAGCGACCGGGTGAGGGTCAGCATGCCCGACATCTGCAGCTCGGTGTTGCCGCTGGTCCCCGGGTCGGTATCGGTGACGACCTGATCGGCCAGGTCGAACCCGCCCGCGCCGATCAACCCGAACGCGGTGCCGAACCCGCTGACCGCCAGCGACACCGGCTCGTCGAGGCGCTGCGCGGCGTCGGCGGCCAGGGTCGCGGCTTGCCAGCCGAGGTCCTGGCTGGCCCCGATGTCGCCGAGCCACGCCTGGGTGCCCTGCACGTGGGTGATGACCAGCAGCCGCAGCACGTCGCGTTCGGCGTGGCCCGCGGCCAACGTGGTGTGCAGGTCGGAGATCAGGTCGGGTAAGAGCGCGCCGACGGTCGCGTAGTCGCACTCGCGCTGGCGGTCGAGCAGGTCTTCCGAGCGGGTGCTCAGCTCCTCGACCGTGCAGATCCGCCCGCGCCAGGCGTGCATGGCCGCGGCGAACAGGGCGAGCCGGACGGCGCCGAGCGCCCTGTCCTCCTCCGCCTCGCCGGGGGCGGCGAGCGCGACGTTGGTGATCTCCGTCGGCGCCACGTCCAGCGCCCTGGCCAGCGCCATGATCAGCGACCGCCGGTCGAGCGCCCGGTGCCCGGACTCCAGCCTGCTCAGGTAGGACGGGGAGATGCCAGCCAACCCGGCCACGACC
It includes:
- a CDS encoding helix-turn-helix domain-containing protein; translated protein: MSDIGRRLRQIRNARGKSLAVVAGLAGISPSYLSRLESGHRALDRRSLIMALARALDVAPTEITNVALAAPGEAEEDRALGAVRLALFAAAMHAWRGRICTVEELSTRSEDLLDRQRECDYATVGALLPDLISDLHTTLAAGHAERDVLRLLVITHVQGTQAWLGDIGASQDLGWQAATLAADAAQRLDEPVSLAVSGFGTAFGLIGAGGFDLADQVVTDTDPGTSGNTELQMSGMLTLTRSLVAAAKGDQVERVAALDHAEDLARHAGEGNALWFGFGPSNVGVWRMSVALEAGEHAEAARIAGTVDPNALPSATRKSAYWREFGRALARMPNRRDEAVLMLRRAERISPARVHRHPFMHSVLSELLARARDDAIGRELRGLAYRAGLLS